One Bradyrhizobium sp. ISRA464 genomic window carries:
- a CDS encoding acyl-[ACP]--phospholipid O-acyltransferase, whose protein sequence is MIKELMSSRRFAPLFWAQFCSALNDNVLKNALVIILLYGATTGQGPTLVTIAGAVFIFPFFVLSALGGELADKYVKSVVARRLKFFEIFAAAFAATGFFMHSIPLLFVALALFGVVAALFGPVKYAILPDQLPVSELATGNALVEGATFMAILIGTIAGGLFVAEASHMGWICTAVVGLSVLSWGFASRIPVTQPSAPDLPITANPWTSTVRLLKSLYAEPRLWDGMLIVSWFWMVGAIVLSLLPALIKEGVGGTEGVVTLCLAIFAIGIAAGSLFAAQLSHVRPNLALVPIGAIVMGVVGLDLAWAIGHTALGKDVTAFAFATSFGGLRMIVDFFLFAFGGGLFVVPSFAAVQAWTAPSERARIIAAGNILQAGFMVAGALFVALLQAAGLAIAWIFFGLAIASFGTVWFVLGKWGKEGVRDFGALLFRALFRLEVRGMENLPPAGTRMLIAPNHVSLVDGPLLHAMLPIDASFAVDTGISKAWWARPFLKMIKHYTMDPTKPLAARDLIKLVAAGEPVVIFPEGRITVSGSLMKVYDGTAMIADKADAVVVPVRIEGAQRSHLSYLKNGEIKRSWFPKVTISILPSVKLPVDQSLKGKARRNAAGAALQDVMIDAMVKNAMLDQTLFEGLGHAYRDRDTGKPIVEDALGTKLTYRKLILGAQVLSRKLEQGTSVGENVGVLLPNSAGVAVVFMALQSIGRVPAMLNFSAGPVNVLAAMKAAQVRTVLTSKAFIEKGKLDRLIAAIAEQARVVYLEDVRAGIGLVDKLQGFRAGTAPRVARKANDPAVVLFTSGSEGTPKGVVLSHRNILANAAQALARVDANANDKVFNVLPVFHSFGLTGGMMMPILGGIPIFMYPSPLHYRIVPELIYQTGATILFGTDTFLTGYARSAHAYDFRTLRLVIAGAEAVKERTRQIYMERYGIRILEGYGVTETAPVLAMNTPMANRQGTVGRISPLMQYRLDPVPGIEEGGRLSVRGPNVMLGYLRAENPGVLEPLPDGWHDTGDIVTVDAQGFIAIKGRAKRFAKIAGEMVSLSAVESMAAALWPQATSVAVSIPDARKGERIVLLTTQKDADRAAMQRQAKATGASELAVPADIRVVDKVPLLGTGKTDYVGATALAKELAEQLAAAAPEPQAERSDSVPRDEPAQIEPEPLQQHVA, encoded by the coding sequence ATGATAAAGGAACTGATGTCGTCCCGCCGCTTCGCGCCGCTGTTCTGGGCCCAGTTCTGCTCGGCATTGAACGACAACGTGCTGAAGAACGCGCTGGTCATCATCCTGCTTTACGGCGCGACCACAGGCCAGGGCCCGACTCTGGTCACGATCGCCGGTGCCGTCTTCATCTTTCCGTTCTTCGTGCTGTCGGCGCTCGGCGGCGAGCTTGCGGACAAATACGTCAAGTCGGTCGTCGCGCGCCGCCTGAAATTCTTCGAGATCTTCGCCGCGGCCTTCGCGGCCACCGGCTTCTTCATGCATTCGATCCCGCTGCTGTTCGTCGCGCTGGCGCTGTTCGGCGTGGTCGCCGCGCTGTTCGGGCCGGTGAAATACGCCATCCTGCCGGACCAGCTCCCGGTGTCGGAACTCGCCACCGGCAACGCGCTGGTCGAGGGCGCGACTTTCATGGCGATCCTGATCGGCACCATCGCCGGCGGCCTGTTCGTCGCGGAGGCGAGCCACATGGGCTGGATCTGCACCGCCGTGGTCGGCCTCTCGGTGCTGTCCTGGGGCTTTGCGTCGCGCATTCCGGTGACGCAGCCCTCCGCGCCTGATCTGCCGATTACGGCCAATCCCTGGACCTCGACGGTGCGGCTGTTGAAGTCGCTCTATGCCGAGCCGCGGCTGTGGGACGGCATGCTGATCGTGTCCTGGTTCTGGATGGTCGGCGCGATCGTGCTCTCGCTGCTGCCCGCGCTGATCAAGGAGGGCGTCGGCGGCACCGAGGGCGTCGTCACGCTGTGCCTTGCGATCTTCGCGATCGGCATCGCCGCCGGCTCGCTGTTTGCCGCGCAGCTCAGCCATGTCAGGCCGAATCTCGCGCTGGTGCCGATCGGCGCCATCGTGATGGGCGTGGTTGGGCTCGATCTCGCCTGGGCGATCGGCCACACCGCGCTCGGCAAGGATGTCACCGCCTTTGCATTCGCGACTTCGTTCGGCGGCTTGCGGATGATCGTCGACTTCTTCCTGTTCGCCTTCGGCGGCGGCCTGTTCGTGGTGCCGTCCTTCGCCGCAGTGCAGGCCTGGACTGCGCCGTCCGAGCGCGCCCGCATCATCGCCGCCGGCAACATCCTGCAGGCCGGCTTCATGGTCGCTGGCGCCCTGTTCGTGGCGCTGCTGCAGGCCGCAGGGCTTGCGATCGCCTGGATCTTCTTCGGCCTCGCGATTGCGAGCTTCGGCACCGTGTGGTTCGTGCTGGGCAAGTGGGGCAAGGAGGGCGTGCGCGATTTCGGCGCGCTGTTGTTCCGCGCGCTGTTCCGCCTCGAGGTGCGCGGCATGGAGAACCTGCCGCCGGCGGGCACGCGCATGCTGATCGCGCCCAACCATGTCAGCCTGGTCGATGGTCCGCTGCTGCACGCCATGCTGCCGATCGACGCGAGCTTCGCGGTCGACACCGGCATCTCCAAGGCCTGGTGGGCCAGGCCGTTCCTGAAGATGATCAAGCACTACACGATGGATCCGACCAAGCCGCTGGCCGCGCGCGACCTGATCAAGCTGGTCGCCGCCGGCGAGCCGGTCGTGATCTTCCCGGAGGGGCGCATCACCGTCTCCGGCTCGCTGATGAAGGTCTATGACGGCACCGCGATGATCGCCGACAAGGCGGACGCCGTGGTCGTCCCGGTTCGCATCGAGGGCGCGCAGCGCTCGCATCTCAGCTATCTCAAGAACGGCGAGATCAAGCGCTCCTGGTTCCCCAAGGTGACGATCTCGATCCTGCCGTCGGTGAAGCTGCCGGTCGACCAGTCGTTGAAGGGCAAGGCACGCCGCAACGCCGCCGGCGCCGCGCTGCAGGACGTGATGATCGATGCCATGGTCAAGAATGCCATGCTCGACCAGACGCTGTTCGAAGGCCTCGGCCACGCCTATCGCGATCGCGACACCGGCAAGCCGATCGTTGAGGACGCGCTCGGCACCAAGCTGACCTACCGCAAGCTGATTCTCGGTGCGCAGGTGCTGAGCCGCAAGCTCGAGCAGGGCACCTCGGTCGGCGAGAATGTCGGCGTGCTGCTGCCGAACTCGGCCGGCGTCGCGGTCGTGTTCATGGCGTTGCAGAGCATCGGCCGCGTGCCGGCGATGCTCAATTTCTCGGCGGGCCCGGTCAACGTGCTGGCCGCGATGAAGGCCGCGCAGGTCCGCACCGTACTGACCTCGAAGGCGTTCATCGAGAAGGGCAAGCTCGACAGGCTGATCGCCGCGATCGCCGAGCAGGCCCGCGTGGTCTATCTCGAGGACGTCAGGGCGGGCATCGGCTTGGTCGACAAGCTGCAGGGCTTTCGCGCCGGCACCGCGCCGCGCGTCGCCCGCAAGGCGAACGATCCCGCGGTCGTGCTGTTCACCTCGGGCTCGGAAGGCACGCCGAAAGGCGTCGTGCTCTCCCACCGCAACATCCTTGCCAACGCGGCGCAGGCGCTGGCGCGGGTCGATGCCAACGCCAACGACAAGGTGTTCAACGTGCTGCCGGTGTTCCACTCCTTTGGTCTTACCGGCGGCATGATGATGCCGATCCTCGGTGGCATCCCGATCTTCATGTATCCGTCGCCGCTGCATTACCGGATCGTGCCCGAGCTGATCTATCAGACCGGCGCCACCATCCTGTTCGGCACCGATACCTTCCTCACCGGCTATGCACGCTCCGCGCATGCCTATGACTTCCGCACGCTGCGGCTGGTGATCGCCGGCGCGGAAGCGGTGAAGGAGCGTACCCGGCAGATCTACATGGAGCGCTACGGCATCCGCATCCTCGAAGGCTACGGCGTTACCGAAACCGCGCCGGTGCTGGCGATGAACACGCCGATGGCGAACCGCCAGGGCACCGTCGGCCGCATCTCGCCGCTGATGCAATACCGCCTCGATCCGGTCCCCGGCATCGAGGAAGGCGGACGGCTCTCAGTGCGCGGCCCGAACGTCATGCTCGGCTACCTCCGCGCGGAAAATCCCGGCGTGCTCGAACCATTGCCGGACGGCTGGCACGACACCGGCGACATCGTCACGGTCGACGCGCAAGGCTTCATCGCCATCAAGGGCCGCGCCAAGCGGTTCGCCAAGATCGCCGGCGAAATGGTCTCGCTGTCGGCGGTGGAGTCGATGGCGGCGGCGTTGTGGCCGCAGGCGACCTCGGTCGCGGTCTCGATCCCCGATGCACGCAAGGGTGAACGCATCGTGCTGCTCACCACGCAGAAGGATGCCGACCGCGCCGCGATGCAGCGCCAGGCGAAAGCGACCGGCGCCTCCGAGCTCGCCGTGCCTGCCGACATCCGCGTCGTCGACAAGGTGCCGCTGCTCGGCACCGGCAAGACCGACTATGTCGGCGCCACCGCGCTCGCCAAGGAACTCGCGGAGCAACTTGCTGCGGCCGCACCTGAACCGCAGGCCGAACGGTCTGATTCCGTGCCGCGGGATGAGCCGGCCCAGATCGAGCCGGAGCCGTTGCAGCAGCACGTCGCATGA